The Alloyangia pacifica DNA segment ACGGCTGCCGAGGCATTCACATTGGCGGCCTAACCTGAGCAAATTCCGCTCGGTCGATACAGAATCGTTCTGGGCCAGCCTTGCCCGCAACAATAGGTTCACTCGCTTTCGACGGCGCGCTCGCGCTATGGCATGTCTGGCCGGAACCCGGCGCGTCGCCCAGCCTCGATGGGGCTCGCGGAAAGGAGAACATCAGGTCAGGGTTTCGTGCTGACTGGCTACGTGCCTACAGAAATCATCAATGACATCGCGACCGATTTCGACGTCCTTCTGAACGCGACCGACGCGGGAGAGTACCTTGGCGTCGAGCGTTTCATGATAGCCAAGCCAACGAAGCCCGGGCTGCTCAAGAAATACTTCGAAGAAAAGAATGCCTCGCCGATGTATCACCGGCGCGATCTTGATGGGTTCATCGGGAAGCTGCGGGCGGGCGTCGAGCGCTCCAAGGCGGAGGACCTACTGGACATTGCGACGGCATCGCATCGTGTCCGCATACCCACCGAGCGCGTGGTCGAAACTATTCTGAGAAACCGCCTTCCGCTGCTTGCAGTCGATCCGGCCATCGCACGTTTCCCGGATTTCAGCGTGTCGCCAGCCGTGCTGCGTGAGGTCATCGCGACCGATCACCATGGAACCGTTCGGCCGACCCGGGCCGCGAAGATCCTCGGCGTCAATCTCCGGACGATCCACAGTCTGATGGACACGGACGTTCTGAAGTCCTGCGACATAGAGGAGCTGAAGAGCGGGCGGCTACCAGGCGTGGAGGCCGTGACCCAACTCGACCGCGGGGCGCAGCCCCTTCCACTTGAGCCGCGCGCCAATATGATTTTTAGGCGAAGCGACGTTCTTTGAAACATCAGTCACGAGAAGCCGGCCACTGCGCTGGTTTTTTATGAGCGGTCGGTGGCGAACCTATCTGACGAAAAAGGCAGGATTAGTTCGGAATTTAGATTTTGACGCTCTGATATCAAAGGGAAATTTCCGCCTCCAGAGGCAGAACTTTGTGACGCTTCCCATCTGCACCAGATATCGCCATCCCGCGGGTGAACGACATCGCCCCCGCTACGCTTACAGGCTTGGCCCTCCTTTTGATGATCCAGACCAGCCCCCCTCGCGCGCGCCGACCTGCGCGCCCGAGATTGGGCGATGACGCGGAGGTGGGAAGGAGCGCTCAGAGCGACTCCTTCACCCGGTCCCAGGTATTTGTCAGGTGGCGCGACATGACCTCGCCCAGCCGGTCGCCATCGCGGGCCTCGAGCGCGGCGATCATCTCTTCGTGCTCGGCGACGGCTTCGGCCCAGTAATCCTCGGTGCCGTTGCCGACGAAGCGGATACGCTTGAGCCGTCCTTGGATGTTCTGCTGGATTTCCTGGAGCGTCTCGTTGGCGGAGAGCGCCGCCAGCCGCGAGTGGAACTCCTGGTTGAGCTTGTAATAGGGCAGCCGATCGCGCGTGCGGTAGTAGCCCAGCATCTCTTCGTGCAGCGCGCGCATCCCGGCGATCTCGGCATCGCTGGCCCGTTCGCAGGCGGTCTGCCCGGCGAGCTTTTCCAGATGCCCCAGTACCTCGAGCATGGAGAAGACATCCTGCGACGAGAGCTTGCGCACCGTTGCCCCGCGCGAAGGCTGAATGACGATCAGCCCCTCGGCCGCCAGCGTGCGTAGCGCCTCGCGGAACGGGGTGCGCGAAACGCCCAGCTGTTCCAGAAGCTGCACCTCGTCGATGCGGCTGCCGGGCTCGAGGTAGCCCTCGATGATGAGATCCCGGATCCGGTTCGCGACCTGATCATGCAGGGATTCTTTCTTTATTTGCAATGGCATGTCCGAGGCTGAAGACAGGTCCATGACACCTCCGGTTCTGATCTTTTTCCTAGGTTAGCAAGTTTTTCCTTGCCATGCGATACCGTATCGGAAAACAAAATATACAAAATACATGCTGAGGAGAATCGAATATGCGAGTCGCATTGGCGATCGGGGATGCTGCCGGGATCGGGCCAGAACTGGCCGCGAAGATCGTGGCGGATGCGCAGGCAAACCTTGGCGACCTGATCGTCATCGGAGACGCGCGACTGCTGAAGAAGGGCGCGCAGACCGCCGGGGTGAAGATCGACCTGCCGGTGATCTCCACCGCCGATCTGGAAAAGCCCCTGCCCGCCCGGTCGGTTCTGCTCGACCTGCACAATTGCGATCCTGCCTCGGTGCCGCCGGGCAAATCCTCTGAGGCCGGGGGCCGCGCTTCGCTGCAGAACTTCGCCACGGCGCTGCTGCTGGGCAAGGCGGGCATCGCGGGCGTCTGCGCCTTCACGCCGTTCAACAAGCACTCCATGCGGCTTGCCCGGTCGAGCTACGTGGACGAGATCGGTTTCGTCGACGCGGTGATCGAGGCCGAGCAGTCGGGCCGCGAGTTCAACGTGCTCGACGAGGTGTGGAACGCCCGGGTGACCTCGCACATCCCGCTGAGCAAGGTGGCCAGCACGATCACCACCGAGCGCGTTGCGAACAGCCTCAAGCTGACCTCGGAGGTGATGACCGCCGCGGGCATCCCGAGCCCCCGTATCGGCGTGGCCGCGCTCAACCCGCATGCCGGGGATGGCGGCAACTTCGGCCACGAGGATGACGAGGTGATCGCCCCCGCCATCGAAATCGCGAAATCTCAAGGGATCGACGTGACCGGCCCGGTGCCCTCGGATACCGTCTTCGTGCGGGCCATCAAGGGGGGCGAGTTCGACGCGGTGATGACCATGTACCACGACCAGGGGCAGATCGCGATGAAGCTGATCGGCTTCGACCGGGGGGTGACGCTGATCGCCGGCTACCCCTTCCCGATCGTGACCCCGGCGCATGGCACCGCCTTCGACATCGCGGGCCAAGGCCGCGCCGACACCGGCGCCACCTTCAACGCCATCGCTCTCGGCCGCAAGCTGGCCGGGCTGCAACCCCGTCCGCCCGCCACGGAGGAGGACCGCCAGCACGCGGCCGGGGCCATCGCGGCCCTCACCGAGCCAGAGGTTCTGGCCGGCTGAGCGACACCCCACAAACCGGACCAAGCACTCAGGGAGGAGACACACTTGGAACTCAAGCATATCGCACTGATCGGCGCCGTCGCCGCAACGCTGCAGGCAGCCCCGGCGCTGGCGCAGACCGAGATCATCTTTGGCCTCAGCGCCGCAGACGGCTCGCTGCAGGACCAGACCGCCGAGGAGTTTGCCCGCCGCGCCAACGAAAAGCTTGGCGACAAGGCGGTGGTGAAGGTCTTTGACAGCTCGCAGCTGGGCAAGGACAAGGACATGCTGCAAAAGATCAAGCTGGGCACGATGCACATCACCCTGCCCAGCTCGACCATGCCCGAGATCGCGCCGGAATACGCGCTCTTCGATCTGCCGTTCCTCGTTGCCGATCGACAGCATCTGGCCAAGATCGACGAGGCGCTCTTCGACAGCGTGCTGAAGCCCGCCGCCGAGGCCAAGGGCTACAGGCCGCTGGCGATCTGGGAGAACGGCTTCCGGCAGATCACCAATTCCAAGCACCCGGTGACCACCCCCGCCGACCTCAAGGGCCTGAAGATCCGCACGCCGAACTCGAGCTGGCGGGTGGCGATGTTCCAGGAGTATGGCGCCAACCCGACGCCGATGCCCTTCTCGGAACTCTTCGTGGCGCTGCAGACCGGCGTGGTCGACGGGCAGGAGAACCCGATGACCAACATCTACGGCGGCAAGCTCAACGAGGTGCAGGAGTATCTGTCGCTGTCCAACCACGTCTACTCCCCGGCCTATCCGACGGTCGGCGTGAAGGCCTTCGAGAAGCTCGACCCCGAGGTGCAGCAGATCATCGAGGAGACCGCCAAGGAGGTCGCCTTCTGGGCGCGCGACACCGGCGAGGCGCAGGACGGCGAGCTGGTGGGCAAGCTCGAAGAAGGCGGGCTCGCGGTCAACAAGACCGACCGGGATGCCTTTGTCGACGCCTCCAAGCCGATCTACGAGAAGTTCGCGGCAGAGGTCGAGGGCGGTCAGGAGATGATCGACCAGGCGCTGTCGCTGGCCAATGGCTCAGGCTCCTGAGCCCAACAGGTGAACCGGCGGCGCGGGCGTCCCGCGCCGCCTCTCCCCTCGCTGAATTCTCGGAGGCAACCTTGCTGTCCCGTCCCACCCGTTGGCTCGACCTGTTCCTGCAGATCGCCACCATCGCGATGATCGTCGCGCTGGCCTGCGTCGTCCTTCTGGGCGTCGCCTACCGCTACAGCGGCCAGTCGCTGATCTGGTACGACGAGGTCGCCGCGGCGCTCCTCGCCTGGATCACCTTCACCGGGGCCGCGCTGGCCGTGGTGCGCAATTCCCACATGGGCTTCAACGGGCTGATGTTCGGCCTGCCGGGGGCCGGGCGCTTCGTGCTCTTCGGCCTTGTCGAGCTGCTGTTCCTGACCATCTGCGCCATCACCGCCTGGGCGGGCTGGGCGATCCTCGAGATCTTCGGCGACGAGGTGATGACCACCGTGCGCTTCGTGCCGCGCGCCGTGCTGCAGGGCATCCTGCCGGTGAGCTTCGGGCTGATGATCCTCGGCCGGCTGCTGACCCTGCCCGAGCGCCTTCAGGCCGTCCGTGACGGTGTCGACCCCGACACCGCCGAGATCGAACACGAGATCGCCCGCGCCGAGGCCGAGCTGGCCGAGGCCCGCGGCAAGAGCCATCGCACCCCGGGCGCGCACAAGGAGGTCACCCAATGATCGAAGCCGGCATCCTGCTGTTCATGTTCGTGCTGATCGCGGTCGGCATGCCCATCGCCTTCTCGATCCTCGGCTCCGCGCTCTTGGGGGTGTTCCTGCTCAACGGCGAGCTGGGCTTTCTCAACGCCGCGCTGTCGCTCTACGACGGCGCCACCAGCTTCCCGCTGATCGCCATTCCGCTCTTCATCCTGGCCGGCGCGCTGATGAACACCGGCGGCATCTCGACCCGGCTCATCGCCTTTGTCTCGGCGCTGATCGGCTTCGTGCGCGGCGGGCTCGCCATGGTCAACGTCGGGGTGTCGATGTTCTTTGCCGAGATCTCCGGCTCGGCCGTGGCCGATGTGGCGGCGACCGGCTCGGTGCTGATCCCGGCAATGAAGAACAAGGGCTACACGCCGCGCATGGCGGCGGCGATCACCTCGTCTTCGGCCTCGCTGGCAATCATCATCCCGCCGTCGATCCCGATGATCCTTTACGGCGCCATGTCCGACACTTCGGTGGTCAAGCTCTTCGTCGCGGGCATCGTGCCCGGCGTGCTGGGCGGCGGGCTCTTGATGGGCCTGTGCTACTACATGGCCCGGCGCTACGACCTGCCGCGCGACGAGGCGTTTTCGCTGCGCCGCCTCGGCGAGACCGCCAAGGACGCCTCCTGGGCGCTGATCCTGCCGGTGGTGATCCTCGGCGGCATCTTCGGCGGCGTGGTGACCGCGACCGAGGGCGCGGCGCTGGCGGTTGTGGCGGCACTCTTCATCGGGGTCTTCATCTACCGCGAGATCAATCTGCGCCATCTTTATAAGGCGCTGGTGGACGGGGTGCTGCAGACTTCGGTCGTCATGCTGATGGTTGCGGCCTCGGCGGTTCTCGGCCTCTATCTGACCGAGACCGAGATGCCGCAGCGACTGGCAGCGGGCATCACCCAGATCACCACCAATCCCTTCGCCGTGCTGATGATCATCAACATCTTCCTGCTGTTCGTGGGCATGGTGCTGCATGGCGCGGCGGCGATCATCCTGACCGTGCCGATCTTCATGCCGCTGGTGCATGAGCTTGGCATCAACCCCATCCAGTTCGGTATTCTGCTCACGCTGAATATCGCGCTTGGCCAGCAGACCCCGCCGGTCGCGAGCGTATTGATCACCTCCTGTTCGATCGCCCGAACCGACGTGTGGCGGACCTCGGTCACCAACCTGCCCTTCGTGGGCGTGCTGGTGCTGGTGCTGCTGCTCGTCACCTACGTGCCGGCGGTATCGCTCTCGCTGGTGGATCTGGTCTACGGCATGTAGCAGATCCGTCGCGGGCCGGCTCTCCCCGGGGCCGGCCCGTGATCAGCGGGTCACTGTGCCGCTTTCGAGGATCGACTTCCGCAGGCGCCCGTGCACGCCCTTTTCCTGGTTGACCGACTGGGTGATGGCGAAATCCGCCGCCAGCGAGCAAAGCTGGTAGGCCTCGGTCTCGGTGATCTCCACACGCTCGCGGACCATCGCGATCATCTGGCGCAGGGCGATCTG contains these protein-coding regions:
- a CDS encoding 4-hydroxythreonine-4-phosphate dehydrogenase PdxA; its protein translation is MRVALAIGDAAGIGPELAAKIVADAQANLGDLIVIGDARLLKKGAQTAGVKIDLPVISTADLEKPLPARSVLLDLHNCDPASVPPGKSSEAGGRASLQNFATALLLGKAGIAGVCAFTPFNKHSMRLARSSYVDEIGFVDAVIEAEQSGREFNVLDEVWNARVTSHIPLSKVASTITTERVANSLKLTSEVMTAAGIPSPRIGVAALNPHAGDGGNFGHEDDEVIAPAIEIAKSQGIDVTGPVPSDTVFVRAIKGGEFDAVMTMYHDQGQIAMKLIGFDRGVTLIAGYPFPIVTPAHGTAFDIAGQGRADTGATFNAIALGRKLAGLQPRPPATEEDRQHAAGAIAALTEPEVLAG
- a CDS encoding GntR family transcriptional regulator; amino-acid sequence: MDLSSASDMPLQIKKESLHDQVANRIRDLIIEGYLEPGSRIDEVQLLEQLGVSRTPFREALRTLAAEGLIVIQPSRGATVRKLSSQDVFSMLEVLGHLEKLAGQTACERASDAEIAGMRALHEEMLGYYRTRDRLPYYKLNQEFHSRLAALSANETLQEIQQNIQGRLKRIRFVGNGTEDYWAEAVAEHEEMIAALEARDGDRLGEVMSRHLTNTWDRVKESL
- a CDS encoding TRAP transporter substrate-binding protein — its product is MELKHIALIGAVAATLQAAPALAQTEIIFGLSAADGSLQDQTAEEFARRANEKLGDKAVVKVFDSSQLGKDKDMLQKIKLGTMHITLPSSTMPEIAPEYALFDLPFLVADRQHLAKIDEALFDSVLKPAAEAKGYRPLAIWENGFRQITNSKHPVTTPADLKGLKIRTPNSSWRVAMFQEYGANPTPMPFSELFVALQTGVVDGQENPMTNIYGGKLNEVQEYLSLSNHVYSPAYPTVGVKAFEKLDPEVQQIIEETAKEVAFWARDTGEAQDGELVGKLEEGGLAVNKTDRDAFVDASKPIYEKFAAEVEGGQEMIDQALSLANGSGS
- a CDS encoding TRAP transporter small permease — encoded protein: MLSRPTRWLDLFLQIATIAMIVALACVVLLGVAYRYSGQSLIWYDEVAAALLAWITFTGAALAVVRNSHMGFNGLMFGLPGAGRFVLFGLVELLFLTICAITAWAGWAILEIFGDEVMTTVRFVPRAVLQGILPVSFGLMILGRLLTLPERLQAVRDGVDPDTAEIEHEIARAEAELAEARGKSHRTPGAHKEVTQ
- a CDS encoding TRAP transporter large permease, translated to MIEAGILLFMFVLIAVGMPIAFSILGSALLGVFLLNGELGFLNAALSLYDGATSFPLIAIPLFILAGALMNTGGISTRLIAFVSALIGFVRGGLAMVNVGVSMFFAEISGSAVADVAATGSVLIPAMKNKGYTPRMAAAITSSSASLAIIIPPSIPMILYGAMSDTSVVKLFVAGIVPGVLGGGLLMGLCYYMARRYDLPRDEAFSLRRLGETAKDASWALILPVVILGGIFGGVVTATEGAALAVVAALFIGVFIYREINLRHLYKALVDGVLQTSVVMLMVAASAVLGLYLTETEMPQRLAAGITQITTNPFAVLMIINIFLLFVGMVLHGAAAIILTVPIFMPLVHELGINPIQFGILLTLNIALGQQTPPVASVLITSCSIARTDVWRTSVTNLPFVGVLVLVLLLVTYVPAVSLSLVDLVYGM